A portion of the Hoplias malabaricus isolate fHopMal1 chromosome 1, fHopMal1.hap1, whole genome shotgun sequence genome contains these proteins:
- the exo5 gene encoding exonuclease V, translating to MELRNDEWDDISDSELLHIEIDPHCSDHPPQPSCSGTVTRKDIPSSPSSLHRTEECLDKRIIERDEERGEKRKRNSEGGHSPLLRFMKRHLSVTQLCEQTWCEMKVEYGFRKPQIRKTEKQRTEVQTGAKIHLARELEVHTVVPLHAQSREDSFAIRLLNILHMIPKLEAGKCVREIPVFGVVEGVHLKGVIDELSYNQKGELVLNELKTRRQETLPGAAQSLGHSLQVGLYKILFDGMVRGGLRREHIIDHFKLKASMALGNEIQKHSAKIGIQVTTLGELVDTLLMVLSCTDVPRIDLLQIEYRHQDSNNLIGSRVVPYDEAQLRSELQGYLAYWTGQREPRGVDIEEAWKCRMCPYDQICVWRKNRSQAPEILHTNK from the exons ATGGAGCTGCGCAACGATGAGTGGGACGATATCAGCGACTCGGAGCTCCTCCACATCGAGATAGACCCTCACTGCTCGG atcatccaCCTCAACCATCGTGTAGTGGAACTGTCACAAGGAAAGACATCCCTTCCTCCCCATCATCACTTCACAG GACAGAGGAGTGCTTGGATAAAAGAATCATTGAAAGAGATGAAGAGAGGGGtgagaagaggaagagaaactCTGAGGGTGGACACAGTCCTTTGCTGCGTTTCATGAAACGCCATCTGAGTGTAACTCAGCTGTGTGAACAGACCTGGTGTGAGATGAAAGTTGAGTATGGCTTCAGAAAACCTCAGATCAGGAAAACAGAAAAGCAGCGAACTGAAGTGCAGACTGGTGCTAAAATTCATCTGGCAAGAG AGCTAGAGGTCCACACTGTTGTTCCTCTTCATGCCCAAAGCAGAGAAGATTCCTTTGCCATTAGGCTTCTTAACATTCTACATATGATTCCCAAATTAGAAGCAG ggaagtgtgtgcgtGAGATTCCAGTGTTTGGTGTAGTAGAAGGTGTGCATCTTAAGGGCGTCATTGATGAGCTGAGCTACAACCAGAAGGGGGAGCTGGTGTTGAATGAACTGAAAACCCGCAGACAGGAAACTCTTCCTGGAGCTGCACAGAGCCTTGGCCACAGCCTTCAG GTGGGTTTGTATAAGATTCTGTTTGATGGAATGGTCAGAGGGGGATTGAGGAGAGAGCACATCATAGATCATTTCAAACTTAAAGCATCTATGGCGCTTGGAAATGAAATTCAGAAACATTCCGCAAAAATCGGGATCCAGGTAACCACTCTTGGTGAACTGGTGGACACTTTACTCATGGTCCTGTCATGTACTGATGTGCCGAGAATCGACCTCCTGCAGATAGAGTACCGCCACCAGGACTCGAACAACCTCATTGGCAGCAGGGTTGTCCCCTATGATGAAGCCCAGCTACGATCAGAGCTCCAGGGCTATCTGGCCTATTGGACTGGCCAGAGGGAGCCCAGAGGAGTGGATATTGAGGAAGCATGGAAGTGCAGGATGTGTCCCTATGATCAGATTTGTGTCTGGAGAAAGAACAGATCACAAGCACCTGAGATTCTTCACACCAACAAGTGA